The Terriglobus sp. RCC_193 genome contains a region encoding:
- a CDS encoding NAD(P)-dependent oxidoreductase, producing MKLIVLGATGGIGVEIVRQAMERGHSITAFVRTSGQLSTLAGRIQLIQGNVMDATELGRALEGHDGVLSAFGPRLPLSKEDADLLERFATTLTNAMLRTTVRRAVIVSTAFLFKDSIIPPTYLFGRLFFPSVVADAAAMERIVIASGLDWTLVRPPQLTDKPQTGRYRVREEHLPAFGFKIARADVADFMIQCVENHASSRKIVGLSN from the coding sequence ATGAAGCTGATAGTTCTGGGTGCCACGGGTGGCATCGGAGTTGAAATTGTTCGGCAGGCAATGGAGCGTGGTCATTCCATCACAGCCTTTGTCCGCACGTCTGGGCAACTCAGCACGCTTGCCGGGCGCATTCAACTCATTCAAGGCAACGTGATGGATGCTACGGAACTTGGCAGAGCACTGGAAGGCCACGACGGAGTCCTGTCGGCGTTCGGACCTCGCCTGCCTTTGTCGAAGGAAGATGCCGACCTGTTGGAACGCTTCGCCACAACGTTGACGAACGCGATGCTGCGAACAACAGTAAGGCGCGCGGTCATCGTATCGACAGCATTTCTATTCAAGGATTCCATCATTCCGCCCACCTATTTGTTTGGCCGTCTGTTCTTTCCCAGTGTTGTTGCCGATGCCGCGGCGATGGAGCGGATTGTGATAGCGAGTGGACTTGACTGGACCCTGGTGCGTCCACCGCAGCTCACTGACAAACCGCAGACAGGGCGGTATCGCGTGCGGGAAGAACATCTACCCGCCTTCGGTTTCAAGATCGCGCGTGCTGACGTTGCAGATTTTATGATCCAGTGCGTTGAGAACCATGCGTCGAGTCGCAAGATCGTTGGCTTGAGTAACTGA
- a CDS encoding LysR family transcriptional regulator — protein MENLLDLRQVRTFVEVACTRSFTRAAAQLHYAQSSVTAQVQALESDLGLPLFNRLGRQVELTDAGRQFLIHAEKLICTAEQARLSVQKDDRIVGPLVVSAAESLLTYRMPELLRVFQATYPDVRLTLHADLSCATSTVQEPGVDLGISIDEPIQSPSLLVQKLRRERVLALVAAEHPLAKKKKLTASDIAQEQILLTERSCSYRAVFERAMSQDGGRVNRVLEFASVEALKQCAMVRMGVAVLPELVVAAELQRGSLVALAWPPKPVYVYTQLVRHRDKWFSPVMQAFWTMAQQLIENPAKSRRESTPTK, from the coding sequence ATGGAAAATCTTCTCGATCTTCGGCAGGTTCGGACTTTTGTAGAGGTGGCCTGCACACGCAGCTTCACCCGCGCTGCGGCTCAACTTCACTATGCGCAGTCCAGTGTAACGGCGCAGGTGCAGGCGCTTGAGTCCGATCTTGGTCTACCGTTGTTCAATCGTCTCGGCCGCCAGGTGGAGTTAACAGACGCAGGCCGCCAGTTTCTCATCCACGCGGAAAAGCTCATCTGCACAGCAGAACAGGCGCGTCTCTCCGTCCAGAAGGACGATCGTATCGTTGGCCCTCTCGTCGTCAGCGCAGCGGAAAGTCTGCTGACGTATCGCATGCCGGAGTTGCTGCGTGTCTTTCAGGCCACCTATCCGGATGTGCGCCTCACCCTTCATGCCGATCTCTCCTGTGCCACCAGTACCGTTCAGGAACCCGGCGTTGATTTAGGCATCTCCATCGACGAGCCCATCCAGTCGCCGTCTCTCCTCGTGCAGAAACTACGCAGGGAGCGCGTGCTCGCACTCGTCGCCGCAGAGCATCCTCTCGCAAAGAAAAAGAAGCTCACCGCCTCAGACATTGCACAGGAGCAGATACTCCTCACCGAACGCTCCTGCAGCTATCGCGCCGTCTTCGAACGCGCCATGTCGCAGGACGGTGGCCGCGTAAACCGCGTACTTGAATTCGCAAGTGTTGAAGCGCTGAAGCAATGCGCCATGGTCCGCATGGGCGTTGCCGTACTCCCGGAATTAGTCGTTGCTGCAGAACTGCAACGAGGTTCACTGGTAGCACTGGCATGGCCCCCAAAACCGGTCTACGTCTACACGCAATTGGTACGGCACCGCGATAAGTGGTTCTCTCCGGTAATGCAGGCCTTCTGGACCATGGCGCAACAGTTGATCGAAAACCCTGCCAAATCCCGCAGAGAATCAACTCCAACAAAATAA
- a CDS encoding EAL and HDOD domain-containing protein produces the protein MSFRSQWVGEQQKAPLPAGGFCRFVARQPIVDRMRRTFGYELLFRSGWENSFCADGEAASRQILDNAVSFGLDSIVGESIPFVNCTRALMLNRMPAVLPHGTVLEVLEDSEVDTEFIYACRELSMMGYGIALDDFDFTEKWEHLIPFANYIKLDFRTSTARERIRLMYRLKYHNIRFVAEKVETEAEVQQAMDEGFHLFQGYFFMRPVVMARPSLTAVVNKLRFLAELSQAEMDRTRILQLLKEEPSISYRVLRVANSAALGLRQPVKSLDSALAMIGEEQFRRLATLALATEFSGGTSLEPIRFILQRARLCELLGVAMGMEAGEMYLFGMMSVVRKTLQITGEEANQMLRMTEEMSAALDGADNLYRRLLELAEGCERGLWGQMERSAAILHLPEARAAEFLLESQAWAAEILRHAQDVFV, from the coding sequence ATGTCATTTCGTTCACAGTGGGTGGGAGAACAACAGAAGGCGCCGCTACCGGCGGGCGGGTTTTGCCGATTTGTGGCGCGTCAGCCGATTGTGGACCGGATGCGTCGTACGTTTGGCTATGAGTTGCTGTTTCGTTCTGGATGGGAGAACAGCTTCTGCGCAGATGGCGAGGCGGCGTCGCGACAGATTCTGGATAACGCGGTGAGCTTTGGGCTGGACTCGATTGTGGGTGAGTCGATTCCGTTTGTGAACTGTACGCGCGCGCTGATGCTGAACCGCATGCCTGCTGTGCTGCCGCATGGAACGGTGCTGGAAGTGCTGGAAGATTCCGAGGTCGATACCGAATTCATTTATGCGTGCCGGGAGTTGAGCATGATGGGTTACGGCATTGCACTGGATGACTTTGACTTCACGGAAAAGTGGGAGCACCTGATTCCCTTTGCGAACTACATCAAGCTGGACTTTCGCACGAGTACCGCGAGAGAGCGCATCCGATTGATGTATCGGCTGAAGTATCACAACATCCGTTTTGTGGCGGAGAAGGTGGAGACGGAAGCAGAAGTGCAACAGGCGATGGATGAAGGATTTCATCTGTTCCAGGGGTACTTCTTTATGCGGCCTGTGGTGATGGCGCGGCCTTCACTGACAGCAGTGGTCAACAAGCTGCGTTTTCTGGCGGAGCTGAGCCAGGCGGAGATGGATCGGACGAGGATTCTGCAACTGCTGAAGGAAGAACCTTCGATTTCGTATCGCGTGTTGCGTGTGGCGAATTCCGCGGCGCTGGGGTTGCGACAGCCGGTGAAAAGTCTGGACAGTGCGCTGGCCATGATTGGCGAAGAGCAGTTCCGACGGCTGGCTACGCTGGCGCTGGCGACGGAGTTCTCTGGTGGCACCTCGCTGGAGCCGATTCGGTTCATTCTGCAGCGCGCGCGGCTGTGTGAATTGCTGGGCGTTGCGATGGGCATGGAAGCGGGAGAGATGTACCTGTTTGGCATGATGAGCGTGGTGCGCAAGACGCTGCAGATCACAGGGGAAGAGGCCAACCAGATGCTGCGTATGACGGAGGAGATGTCTGCTGCGCTGGATGGCGCGGACAACCTCTATCGCCGCTTACTGGAGCTGGCGGAGGGTTGTGAACGAGGACTCTGGGGCCAGATGGAACGCTCCGCAGCCATCCTGCATCTGCCGGAAGCAAGAGCAGCGGAGTTTTTGCTGGAGTCGCAGGCGTGGGCCGCAGAGATCCTGCGCCATGCGCAGGACGTATTTGTTTGA
- a CDS encoding Atu2307/SP_0267 family LLM class monooxygenase, giving the protein MQIGIDSFAALVEDPITHETPTAAVRMARLLEEIELADKAGLDFFGLGEHHREEYLDAAPAVILAAAATRTKNIRLGSAVTVLSAADPVRVHQEFATLDLISGGRAEIVVGRGSFIESFPLFGLKLEDYDDLFIEKLDLLLKLRDETYVNWSGKHRAALTGQGVFPRPLQEKLPVWLGVGGTPASFARAGALGLPLMVAIIGGEPHRFRPLIDLYREAGKRAGYGDDVLKVGVHVLGLVGDTDQAAADAFFPGYAAAFTKIGKERGWPPVTRGQFEALRRPKGALMVGEPSFVADKVAQMSEDLGGLDRVTFQMSVAALRHAPMMRGIELLGEKVAPVLREK; this is encoded by the coding sequence ATGCAAATCGGAATCGATAGTTTCGCTGCTCTTGTTGAAGACCCCATCACCCATGAAACGCCCACTGCGGCGGTGCGTATGGCGCGGCTGCTGGAAGAGATTGAACTGGCCGATAAGGCTGGCCTGGATTTCTTCGGGCTTGGCGAACATCATCGCGAGGAGTATCTGGATGCGGCGCCCGCTGTCATTCTGGCTGCGGCAGCGACGCGGACGAAGAACATTCGTCTGGGCAGCGCTGTGACCGTGCTGAGCGCGGCTGATCCGGTGCGGGTGCACCAGGAGTTTGCCACGCTGGATCTGATCAGTGGTGGACGTGCGGAGATTGTGGTGGGGCGCGGGTCTTTCATTGAGTCGTTTCCGCTGTTTGGTCTGAAGCTGGAAGACTACGACGACCTGTTCATCGAAAAGCTCGACCTGTTGCTGAAGCTGCGTGATGAGACTTACGTGAACTGGAGCGGCAAGCATCGTGCTGCGTTGACGGGGCAGGGTGTGTTTCCGCGTCCTCTGCAGGAGAAGCTGCCGGTGTGGCTGGGCGTGGGTGGAACGCCTGCTTCGTTTGCCCGCGCCGGGGCGCTGGGATTGCCGCTGATGGTGGCGATCATTGGTGGTGAGCCGCATCGGTTTCGTCCGTTGATCGATTTGTATCGTGAGGCGGGCAAGCGCGCTGGTTATGGCGACGATGTGCTGAAGGTTGGCGTGCATGTGCTGGGTCTTGTGGGTGATACCGATCAGGCTGCTGCGGATGCGTTCTTTCCCGGATATGCTGCTGCGTTTACGAAGATTGGGAAGGAGCGCGGTTGGCCTCCGGTAACGCGTGGGCAGTTTGAGGCGCTGCGCAGGCCGAAGGGTGCGCTGATGGTGGGTGAGCCTTCGTTCGTTGCCGATAAGGTGGCGCAGATGAGCGAGGACCTGGGTGGACTAGATCGTGTGACGTTCCAGATGAGTGTTGCTGCTCTGCGGCATGCGCCGATGATGCGTGGTATTGAGTTGCTGGGTGAGAAGGTGGCTCCGGTGTTGCGGGAGAAGTGA
- the rimP gene encoding ribosome maturation factor RimP — translation MAVSMDAIRAAAERVATSHGLEVVEVDFTGAGKARALRVFVEKDAAGRDALKAKAAEAANDPDAEPIGLPSGVPIEALSGVTHEDCAVFAQDFGTVLDVEELIPGTQEYVLEVSSPGIERRLFKPADYQRFQGFLVAVKLFTAINSMKTLTGRMTFADDAVTLDLSAVKQKGKKKKGAEPPPQTVTIPLRDIEKANLVAEF, via the coding sequence ATGGCAGTTTCCATGGATGCAATTCGTGCCGCGGCAGAACGCGTTGCGACGAGCCACGGGCTTGAAGTAGTCGAGGTCGACTTCACGGGCGCAGGCAAGGCGCGTGCTCTCCGCGTATTTGTGGAGAAGGATGCGGCTGGTCGCGACGCTCTGAAGGCAAAGGCAGCGGAAGCTGCGAATGATCCGGATGCGGAACCGATCGGCCTGCCTAGTGGCGTTCCCATCGAAGCGCTCTCCGGTGTCACGCATGAGGATTGTGCGGTGTTTGCGCAGGATTTTGGCACCGTGCTGGACGTGGAAGAATTGATTCCCGGGACACAGGAATACGTGCTGGAAGTTTCATCGCCGGGTATCGAACGCAGGCTGTTTAAGCCCGCGGATTACCAGCGATTTCAGGGCTTCCTCGTTGCCGTGAAGCTGTTTACGGCGATCAACAGCATGAAGACGCTGACCGGGCGCATGACCTTTGCAGATGATGCCGTGACGCTGGACCTTTCTGCGGTCAAGCAGAAGGGCAAAAAGAAGAAGGGCGCCGAGCCTCCACCGCAGACCGTTACTATTCCTCTGCGGGATATTGAGAAGGCTAATCTGGTGGCCGAGTTCTAG
- the guaB gene encoding IMP dehydrogenase has product MLLSAIPEALTFDDVLLVPAFSDVVPTQVSTSTRLTSRITLNTPLLSAAMDTVTESRLAIAMAQAGGMGVVHRNLSIEQQAAEIDKVKRSESGMIVDPVTIEPEAPVAAALEVMRKYKISGVPVTKNKKLVGILTNRDLRFVSRTDIPVSDVMTKEKLITVPVGTTLEDAEHILHQHRVEKLLVVNDNYELKGLITVKDIQKKLKYPNACKDEQGRLRVAGAIGATGDFLERAAALVEENVDALAIDSAHGHSSRVLEAVRECKRRFPNVDLLAGNIATYDGCIALIDAGADAVKVGIGPGSICTTRMVTGAGMPQITAISEAYRAAKERGITVIADGGIKYSGDITKAIAAGAGCIMVGSLFAGVDESPGETILYQGRSFKAYRGMGSLSAMAQGSGERYFQGKDDLSGGPKPSLTAPEPTANNRLNKFVPEGIEGRVPYRGPLGDMVYQLVGGLRSGMGYLGCSSIPELQENARFVRISGAGLRESHVHDVIITREAPNYHVE; this is encoded by the coding sequence ATGCTATTGAGCGCGATTCCCGAAGCCCTGACGTTTGACGACGTCCTCCTGGTACCTGCCTTCTCGGATGTGGTGCCAACCCAAGTGAGTACCTCTACCCGACTTACCTCCCGTATCACCCTGAATACACCTCTGCTTTCCGCCGCCATGGACACCGTTACCGAGTCGCGGCTGGCTATTGCCATGGCGCAGGCCGGTGGCATGGGCGTGGTGCATCGTAACCTCTCCATTGAGCAGCAGGCCGCCGAGATCGACAAGGTGAAGCGCAGTGAGAGCGGTATGATCGTCGATCCTGTGACCATTGAGCCGGAAGCGCCCGTCGCTGCCGCGCTGGAAGTCATGCGCAAGTACAAGATCAGCGGTGTTCCGGTTACCAAGAACAAGAAGCTGGTCGGCATTCTGACCAACCGCGATCTCCGCTTCGTCTCGCGCACGGACATTCCTGTCAGCGACGTGATGACGAAGGAGAAGCTGATCACTGTTCCGGTGGGCACCACGCTGGAAGATGCAGAGCACATTCTGCATCAGCACCGCGTGGAGAAGCTGCTGGTGGTCAATGACAACTACGAGTTGAAGGGTCTGATCACTGTTAAGGACATTCAGAAGAAGCTGAAATATCCGAATGCTTGCAAGGATGAGCAGGGACGACTGCGGGTGGCGGGGGCCATTGGCGCTACCGGCGACTTCCTGGAGCGCGCGGCCGCACTGGTGGAGGAGAACGTGGACGCTCTGGCCATCGACTCCGCTCATGGCCACTCCAGCCGCGTGCTGGAAGCCGTGCGCGAGTGCAAGCGGCGCTTCCCTAATGTGGACCTGCTGGCAGGTAACATTGCCACCTATGATGGCTGCATCGCCCTGATCGATGCGGGCGCGGATGCCGTGAAGGTGGGCATTGGTCCCGGTTCCATCTGCACCACGCGCATGGTCACCGGCGCCGGTATGCCGCAGATCACCGCGATCAGCGAGGCTTATCGTGCGGCCAAGGAACGTGGCATTACCGTGATTGCCGATGGCGGTATCAAGTATTCCGGCGATATCACCAAGGCGATTGCCGCAGGTGCTGGTTGCATCATGGTTGGATCGCTCTTCGCCGGTGTGGACGAATCTCCGGGCGAGACGATTCTGTACCAGGGCCGCAGCTTCAAGGCGTATCGCGGCATGGGATCGCTTTCGGCCATGGCGCAGGGTTCCGGCGAGCGCTACTTCCAGGGCAAGGACGACCTCAGCGGAGGCCCGAAGCCTTCTCTGACCGCTCCGGAACCAACCGCGAATAACCGGCTGAACAAGTTCGTACCGGAGGGCATCGAGGGACGCGTTCCCTATCGTGGGCCTCTAGGTGACATGGTCTACCAGCTTGTGGGCGGCCTGCGTTCCGGCATGGGCTATCTGGGCTGCTCGTCGATCCCGGAATTGCAGGAGAATGCGCGGTTTGTGCGTATTTCCGGCGCTGGATTGCGCGAGTCGCATGTGCACGACGTGATCATCACGCGGGAAGCACCGAACTATCACGTGGAGTAG
- a CDS encoding DMT family transporter: MKTRYVAQLLLLSAVWGISFLMIRIADVAFPPVWVGLLRSATGAAFLWVVLLLARKKLPPRRLFFWLFLVALTNNALPFFCFAWGERVVPSSVAAVINGTTPIWTLLLSLAVTKTRAQMHTIVGVLLGFAGVAVVVTSQHSDNAGGTGHEQLLGAAVIAVGALGYAIATVIAKAKLQGLDPIGLATTQLSLSALMLTPVALMGPHPAQIPLSSVLAVLVLGLAGSGVAYLLYYHLLAHVSATQVVAVTYLLPLWGILWGAVAHESIAPIAYVGAVVVVLGLVLLNRRPAPKPALQEA; this comes from the coding sequence ATGAAGACACGCTATGTGGCCCAACTGTTGCTGCTTTCCGCTGTGTGGGGAATTTCATTTCTGATGATCCGCATTGCGGATGTTGCCTTTCCGCCAGTGTGGGTGGGTTTGTTGCGCAGTGCAACGGGCGCCGCGTTTCTGTGGGTAGTGTTGCTGCTTGCTCGTAAGAAGCTGCCGCCACGTCGTTTGTTTTTCTGGCTGTTCCTGGTGGCGCTGACGAATAACGCGCTTCCCTTCTTCTGCTTTGCGTGGGGAGAACGTGTTGTTCCGAGCAGTGTGGCTGCGGTGATTAATGGCACCACGCCAATCTGGACGCTGCTGCTGTCGTTGGCCGTGACGAAGACGCGCGCGCAGATGCACACGATCGTCGGCGTGCTGCTTGGATTTGCAGGTGTGGCGGTGGTGGTGACATCGCAACACTCGGACAATGCTGGCGGAACGGGACATGAACAGCTGTTGGGCGCGGCGGTGATTGCCGTGGGTGCGCTGGGATATGCGATTGCGACGGTGATTGCCAAGGCGAAGCTGCAGGGGCTGGATCCGATTGGGCTGGCAACGACGCAGCTTTCGCTGTCGGCACTGATGCTGACGCCGGTGGCACTGATGGGGCCGCATCCGGCACAGATTCCTCTTAGTTCTGTGCTGGCTGTTCTGGTGCTGGGATTGGCGGGAAGCGGTGTTGCTTACCTGCTGTACTACCACCTGCTGGCGCATGTTTCTGCAACGCAGGTGGTTGCCGTAACGTATCTGCTGCCGCTGTGGGGCATTTTGTGGGGAGCGGTGGCGCATGAGTCGATTGCTCCGATTGCCTATGTGGGTGCGGTCGTGGTGGTACTGGGACTGGTGCTGCTGAATCGGCGGCCAGCACCGAAACCTGCTTTGCAGGAAGCGTGA
- a CDS encoding helix-turn-helix domain-containing protein: MSEMRYFVHQPGGVLRRYVREILYVHSEHPRVQVLLPETTLTLVLRQSGFASMQNEALPNAIISGLQQRTRFIEHAANSSLVIVRFTEVGAPAILHDRADLLYNQTASLDSVLPRREIDHIQNVLTSTRKQQQHFMAVERFLVSRIRTRNGIVQQGVSPQIEAAAQRIRSTQGRSSIAAIARHAAMSQSALERHFRAVVGTTPKKLSRLARLQHVCRLWDKGKSLTEISFEAGYCDQSHMVRDFRLFTGTSPEEFFREAPSHNLPIFSN; encoded by the coding sequence ATGAGCGAGATGCGTTATTTCGTCCACCAACCAGGCGGCGTTCTCCGCCGCTATGTGCGCGAAATCCTGTACGTCCACTCAGAGCATCCCCGGGTTCAGGTTCTGCTGCCGGAGACCACGCTCACTCTCGTCTTGCGGCAGTCTGGTTTTGCATCGATGCAAAACGAGGCACTTCCCAACGCAATTATCTCGGGCCTGCAACAACGAACCCGCTTCATTGAGCACGCGGCGAACTCCTCGCTGGTGATCGTTCGATTCACTGAGGTTGGCGCACCGGCAATACTGCATGATCGCGCAGACCTTCTCTACAACCAGACGGCATCACTTGATTCCGTCCTGCCACGGCGAGAGATCGACCATATCCAGAACGTTCTTACCAGTACCCGCAAGCAGCAACAGCACTTCATGGCGGTAGAACGCTTTCTCGTCAGTCGTATCCGCACACGGAACGGAATCGTTCAGCAGGGTGTCTCTCCCCAGATCGAGGCGGCCGCGCAGAGGATCCGCAGTACGCAAGGCCGGTCTTCCATCGCCGCAATCGCGCGTCATGCCGCCATGAGCCAAAGCGCACTGGAACGGCATTTTCGTGCTGTGGTCGGCACAACCCCGAAGAAGCTCAGCCGGTTGGCACGTTTGCAGCATGTCTGCAGACTCTGGGACAAAGGAAAGTCTCTTACAGAGATTTCCTTTGAAGCCGGCTACTGCGATCAATCGCACATGGTGCGCGATTTCCGGCTCTTCACCGGTACATCACCGGAGGAGTTTTTTCGCGAAGCGCCTTCACACAATCTGCCGATTTTTTCCAATTAG